In Rhodococcus qingshengii JCM 15477, the sequence GACAGCAGCAGTGAATTGGTCGACACGACTGAAGGACAGGGATCATGACCGAGACACAACCAGTGCAGGACGCCGAGGTCGGCGCTCCGGTGAATCCGAATCCCGATTCCACTGCGGAATTCGGTGGCGCACAGGGCAGTGGCACTGTCCCGTCGCCTGAGCGACTCGACGAACTCGAAGAAGCGATGCGCGACGTCGTCGATCCCGAACTGGGAATCAACGTCGTCGATCTCGGCTTGGTCTACGGACTCTTCGAAGACGACGGTGTCGTCACGATCGACATGACTTTGACGTCGGCGGCGTGCCCGTTGACCGACGTGATCGAGGACCAGGCACGCGGCGCACTTGTGCGTAGCGATCTGTGTACCGACATGAAGATCAACTGGGTGTGGTTGCCGCCGTGGGGACCGGACAAGATCACCGAAGACGGACGCGAGCAACTTCGCGCACTCGGCTTCACGGTCTGACAAGCAACCTCGGCACGATCAACTGAATACATTTCACCGGAGCGTCGGTGCCCGTTCGTCGGGTACCGGCGCTTCGGTTTGTTATATAGGGCCGTTTTAGCCATGATATTCAGGACAATAGTCCCAAATGGTTGTTTGATGAATATTTGCTGGAAGCTGACTGATCGGTAACATCGCAGCTGATTGTCACGATGTGATCTCCGGCGGGCGATTTGCCAGTTTCCACCCGAGCTTTCCAAAGTATTCGTCTCATTTTCGAAGTGCCCCGATCAGTTCGAAGCGTCCAGCGGACGCATATACCTGTTTGCATCATGATCAAGTTGTAAGAGGGAGATTCGTGTGGATGGCAGTCCCGACCGAGGAATCGTTTCCGCAGCTCGTCCGGACGACGAACTCACCTTCCCTCTTTCTGCCGCGCAACTTTCCCTGCTTGTCGCACAACAGCTTCGACCCGAGATTCCCGTCAGCATCGCTCAGTACGTGGACGTGGACGGCCCACTCGACATCGAGCTGCTGACCGCTGCCAGCAAACAGACCGGCCGTGAGATCGGCTCCGGATATCTGCGCCTGGTCGAGGTGGACGGGGTTGCGCGTCAGTGGCTCGATCTCGACATGGACGACTCCCTCGACGTGGTCGATCTTCGCGCCGAATCGGATCCGGAATCTGCAGCGCAGGAATGGATGCGCAGAGAGCACACTGCTGCCATCGATCCGTTCACCGATCGCCTGGTCAGGCTGGCAGTCCTGGTGCTTCGCGACGACCATTACTACTGGTACAGCCGTATTCATCATGTGGCGCTCGACGGTTTCGGCGCGATGTCGATGATGAACCGCACAGCCGAGATCTACACCGCTGTGGTGCGCGATCTGCCAGTTCCCCCAGCGGTAACTGCCCCCCTCCAATCGTTGGTGAAGGCAGAGGCCGACTATCTGGGCTCCACGCGGTGGGAGCGCGATCGCGACTACTGGAACACCAAGATGGCCGACAAACCGGGCGGAACCTCGCTCGCGTCCTCGACTGCTCCGTCGCAGGCATGGTCTCGCCTACGGTCGGCGACGGTACCTACGGAACTGCGGAGCTCCCTCGAACGGCTGGCCGCCGCCCACGATGTGACGACGTCGTCAGTGGTGATCGGTGCTCTGGCGGCTTACCTCGCCCGGGCCACCGGGACCCGCGACGTGGTCCTCAGCCTGCCGGTCTCGGGGCGGACGACGAAAGCTGCTCGCAGGTCCGGCGGAATGATGTCGAACGTCGTCCCGATACGTGCGAGCGTCGATCCGCATTTCGCGGTCGGGGACTTGCTGCACGAGGTGAAGATCGAACTCACCGGCGCACTGCGTCATCAGAAATACCGCCACGAGGACCTACGACGCGACCTCAACGCCGGTGATCACAGCATCGCCGACGGACGAGGCTTCCACGGGCCGTTGATCAACCTCATGCTGTTCCATTCCGGAATCACTCTCGGGGACGCGCACGGCGAACTGAACGTGATCTCGACCGGGCCGATCGAAGACCTCTCCGTCAACGTCTATCAGACTTCCGCAGCCGAAGAGATCCAGATCGACTTCGCCGCGAATCCAGACCTGTACACCAACGAGGACATCTCGCGTCACCACCGGCGTTTCCTCGAGTTCCTCGACTTGTTCTGCGCTGCGGAATCGGGAACTCGATTGATGGATATCGACCCCGACGCCGCGGGTAAATGGATCGCCGAAGTTCAACACGCCCGCAACGTCGAGTACTGGTCTGCGACCTTGTCGAACCCCGCCGAGGAACTGGGTTTGCCGGTCGTCGCCGGATCCGGTCGAACGTCCACGCCCCTCGAGATCGAGGCAGGCCTCTGCCGGAGCCTCGAGACGATGGCGACGACGATGAACACGAGTCTGTTCGTGCTGTTCCAGTCTGCGATGGCCGGACTGCTGCGCCGCGTCGGTTCGGCCGACGAGGTGTCGATCGGCGTCTCGGTCCGAGGGTACGGCGCCTCCAATCCGGACGATTTCGTCTCGATGTTCGCCAACCAGTTGGTGCTTCGCTCGACGGTGTCGAACACCATGACGCTCACCGACCTGGTCGGTGCGGTGGACACCGTCGCAATCGAAGCTCTCGAACACGCAGACATTCTTCTGTCTTCGGTGACCGCCGCACTCGGTGACGGCCGCTGGGTCGAGACGGGCCCGTTGTTCCGGGCGATGGTCTGTTTCGAGGAGCCGCTGGATGCTCACCCGAGATTTCCGGGGCTCATGGTCGGTGCGCCTATCGGATCGGATCTGGCCACCGTGCCGGAACTGTTTGTCTCCCTGGCGATTCCGACTGGTGAGCATGCCGATTTCGATCAGCCGATCTCCGGTGTTCTGGATTGGCTCGGCACGAAGGAGCAAGCCGAGGACCTCGCCGACCGTTATCTACGAATCTTGACCGCGATGGTCGGTACTCCGCACTCGGCGCTCGGCT encodes:
- a CDS encoding metal-sulfur cluster assembly factor is translated as MTETQPVQDAEVGAPVNPNPDSTAEFGGAQGSGTVPSPERLDELEEAMRDVVDPELGINVVDLGLVYGLFEDDGVVTIDMTLTSAACPLTDVIEDQARGALVRSDLCTDMKINWVWLPPWGPDKITEDGREQLRALGFTV